A window of Nitrospirae bacterium YQR-1 genomic DNA:
GAGCAACCTTCACACGGTACTCATTCTGCAAAAGACCTGAGATGAGCGTTAAGTTATCCGGCACATCATCTACGGCAAGGACGGTAAGAGTTCTGTCCGGTTTTATCTCCAACTCAGGGCCGGCTGAATTGTCAAAAGGACCAGCCTCCTTTGTTTGTTGTGGTTGTTTAACGGTAGGTACAGGTTGTTTTAAAGTAGTGCGTTGGAGATTTTTCCTGATCTTCTCAGACAGAATTCCACTAGAAAAAGGTTTTAGTATAAAGTCACTCACTCCACTTGCGATAGCCTTTTCCACCTGCTGACGATCTACCTCCGCCGTAATCATAATAAACGGAGTGAATTGGTGTTTCTTGTCCTTACGAACCCATGTGAGCAATTCAAGGCCTGTCATCTGAGGCATATTCCAATCAGAAAGAATTATGTTGACAGGATTACTGCTTAACTTCTTTATTGCGTCCTCTCCGTTTTGAGCTGTAATCATATTGGTAAAACCAAGCGTTTTGAGATTACTTATAATAATACTGCGCATTTGGTCGTAATCGTCAACAATTAGAAAAAGCGGTTGACTACTCATTTTATTTCTCCTTCACTATTACACTGTCCTGAACTACCAGACTGTTTCAGTTGCTCTCTTAAGCGTTGCAGCTCCTCAGCCATCCTCTTTTGCTCAGTTATATCCCGGACTGTTGCCTGAAGAAATACCGAATCGCCTAATTCCACCCTCGTTAACATAACGGTTGCTGGAAAACTTGTGCCGTCAATCGTTGTGTGTGTCCACTCAAAGAAGTGATATCCCAGCTCCATAGCCAGCATTATGGCCTGTTGGGCTTTTAGAGATGAGAGCTGCCCATTCGGTTGATATTCCGGTGAAAGGTTCCACGGTCCCAATTTAACAAACTCCTCCTCAGACTGCACTCTGAAAAGTTTCAGCGTAGCAGGGTTGGCCGATGTAAACATCCACTGAGGCGGGGCAAGGGTCATAACTGCATCCTGCATAAATTCAAAAAGCGCCTGATACTGTTCCTTCTGCTTGTTGGTCAGTTCCATAAGACGTTGAGTGTTTAGGTTTCGTTCAATAATTACAAGGTTCATTGCTACCACAGGCATAAGCTCATCTATTATAAATTGATAATCCGGAACAAATGGACTTAGTCCTGCCAGCTCAATAACTCCGGTCACTGTGCCACTGTGTATCACAGGCTGAATTGTGACGCACACAGGGCTTAACTTACCAAACCCACAGGTAATATTAATATAGTCCTTTGCCGGAGCGTCTATATTTATGGGCAGCTTGTCTAAAGCACACTGGCCGACAAAACCCTGGCCCGGAGCAAAGGAACCGCCGCTTAGGTCACGCTCGTAACCGTAGCTGCCTGCCGCCTTAAATAATCCCTCATCCTTGTAATAAACGTAAAGTACCCCATAATCGGCATTTATCAATGGGGTAATGTGAGACAAGAGTTTCTCCGACATCTCCTCTAAAGACTGCGAACTCTGAATGTCGGCGGAGATTGCCGCTACCTCAGACTTTATAAGAGAGCTTCGTTCAAGACTTTCAGTATATTTTTTAAGCTCCGCCTCGGCATGTTTACGTTGCAGCACTGCATTTCTTAATTGTCTGTTCCACAGTATAAAGAAAATTATAAGGCAGGTTATGGCAAGGGCTACAGGCCAGAGCTTTCTCCAGTTAATACCGGTTTGAACTTTGACGGCAACCCAACGATCTTTGATTTGTCTTTTTTCTTGTTCCGTCATGCTCTGAAGCGCCTTGTCAAGGGCTGAGGCAAGCAGTGGCATATCTTTTCTTACGCCGACGGCTAAGTCATGAGTGTATGGGGTTGGAGATACAATCTCCAGATTTGAAAGCCCAATCTTGTCAATATTATAGGCCACTGTGCCAAGGTTATCAATGAGAGCGTCTATATTGCCGGTTGAAAGCTCCCTGAGGGCTGTCTCCACATCCGGCAACTGCACAAGGGATAACTCAGGATGCTCAGTCTTAAGGCGACTCTCTATTATTAATCCTTTAACCACACCTGTTTTAAGTCCATTAAGATCAGACAGCCCATTTATCTTTCTGTCATGCTGCGCCACTATTACGGATGGATTGGTAGTGTAGGGTTTGGTGAAAAGCAAGAACTTTCTGCGTTCATCAGAAGGCGTTATCTTTGGAATAATATCAACCCCTCCTGTCTTTGTGCTCTCAACTGCTTCCTTCCACTTCATGTCTTTTTGAACAATTATGTCAAGATCAAGACGCCTTGCCAGCTCCAAAATAAACTCGGCACTCATACCCTTATAATGTCCCTTTTCGTCTATAAATTCAAAGGGTGGTCTGCTGCTGTCTATCCCAAGACGGAACTGCTTGCCTTTAAGAAATCCCCTTTCCTCCGCTGTCAATTCAACTTTTGTGTTACCGCTCTGTGCAAAGAGCTCAGGAGCCGCAACCAGCAGCGTCACACAGGATGTAAACACAAGAAAGGCTGCTAAAAATATTGAAAGACAATTTCTATATACCACCGTCATTGTACAGCCTCATAAGAAATTATTTTCATTTGTTTGTTTTTAAAAGATATTTTATCTGTCATTGCCGGCTCCGATCGGGAATCCAGTCTTTCAAAGTCCTCTTTAAGGGACCTTGATTGCCATTTTCACGGCGATGACATCCAGTAACGCCTGCTGCCGGCTCTGCCTGTGTCTTTGGTCTTATCCAGCGTGCCATCGTACTAAAGAGCTGCCCTACATCTATAGGCTTGACTACGTGGTCGTTCATGCCGTGGTCAATACACCTCTGCCGGTCTCCCTCCATAGCATTAGCAGTCATCGCTATGATGGGTAATTCATTATATCGGCTATCCTGACGTATTTTTTGTGAGCACTCAAAGCCGTCCATAACCGGCATCTGGCAATCCATCAGTATGCCGTCATAGTTGGTTTGCCTGATTTTCTCTAACGCTTCCACGCCATTTACTGCAATATCTATGCTAAGCCCCGCCTCGGTTAATATCTCAGTAGCCAGCTCACGGTTGACCTCGTTGTCCTCAACAAGCAACACATATGCTCCCCGCAGAGACTGTTCCGCCTCCATGTAGTCCGCCTTTTTCTGCTGTTTGTGCGGGCGATGTACAACCTCTTTACCTAAGGCCGTCAGGATGGTATCAAGCAGTGTAGAAGGACTTACAGGTTTAACCAACAATCCGTTTAAATGTACATCCTGTGCCTGCTGTAATAATTCGTCACGGCTATAGGCCGTCACCATTATAAAGGCGGCAGTATGCGCCAATTCATTATCCGAGCGAATATTTCGGATTGTCTCCAGGCCATCCATCTGCGGCATATGCCAGTCCATAAGCACAAGACCGTATGGTTTACCGCTTAGCATGGACTCCCTGAGTTCCTTTATTGCTTCCATTCCGCTGCCAACGGCTTTAGCGTCAAATTTAAGTGAAATCAACATTGAGAGAAATATCTCCCGTGCACTTGCATTATCATCTACTACCAATATACGCAGCCCGCTTACATCGGAAGTGGAGAGGGTAAGCTGTCTTTGCACCGGCTGCAGAGCGAATTTTGCCGTAAAATAAAACGTGCTGCCCACGCCTGCCTTGCTTTCCACTCCAATCTCACCACCCATCATCTCAACCAAACGCTTGCTTATGGTTAACCCTAACCCTGTACCGCCGTACTTGCGGGTAGTGGATGCGTCTGCCTGAGAAAAAGCGCTAAACAGTTTCTTTTGCTGCTCCTCCGTTAATCCTATCCCGCTGTCCCTGATTTCAAAACGTAACGTAACTGCATCCACTTCAGTTGCTACGCACTTTATAACAACCGTAACCTCACCTTTTTCAGTAAACTTTATCGCATTATTTACCAGATTAACCATGACCTGCCCTAAGCGCAGCGGGTCTCCGACAAGGGCGGTGGGGACGTCTGTAGCAATGTTAAAAAGCAGCTCCAGCCCCTTATCCTGAGCCTTTATTACAGAGAGGTCGGCAAGGTGCTCCATAACGTCCTGGAGGTCGAAGTCTGTAGTCTCAAAATTCAGTTTACCGGCCTCTATTTTTGAGAAGTCCAGTATGTCGTTAATTATGCCGAGCAGATTCTTAGCCGCAGTGTCAACTTTTTCCATATAGTTGCGCTGTTTGGTGTTAAGCTCAGTTTGAAGCGCAAGATGGGTCATGCCAATAATGGCATTCATAGGAGTTCGTATCTCATGGCTCATATTGGCCAGAAAGTCGGATTTCATCTTTGTCGCTTCCTCGGCAATTTCCAAAGCACGTCTTAGCTCAGCCTCTGCGCGTTTACGCTCGGTGATGTCTCTGAAAACCACCACAATACCAACCAGTTCATTGTTTTTAAAGATTGGTGTTGTGGCATATTCTGCAGGGAAAGATGAGCCGTCTTTATGCCATAGCACCTCATTGTCAACATTTCTTAGTATGCCGTCTTTTGAGGTCAAATACATAGGACATTCTTCTTGTGGAAAATCTGAGCCGTCAGGACGGGCATAATGAACCAGTTGATGCATCATCTTACCTTTGAGTTCCTTAGCTGAAAACCCCAGCATCTTTGCACCGGAGCTGTTGATAAAAGTTATTGAACCCACGGTATCAAGTCCTATGATGCCATCGTTAACAGAGCCTAGTATCAGACGGCTTAACTCCTCTGTTTGTGCGAGGGTTTCTCTGCTTGCCTGAAGCTCGCGGCTTTGCTGCAAAAGCGCTGTTTTTTGGTTTTCCAGCTCCTCGGTTTGTTCCTCAAGAATGCGTGCCTGCTCGGCAAGGCGATTGTTATTGTCCTCAAGTTCGTCACGGCGGGCTATCAGTTGCTGCTCTGATGCGGCAAGGGCCTGTGACTGTGCCTGACTCACCTGCAGAAGACGTTGTGTTTCAACAATACCGGAGAGTATCTCTATGTTCATAGCTACTATCGGCACAATGGCCTCAAGAAGGGCAGTCTTGTCATTGCTAAAGTGCTCTATCGCCCCCAGTTCTACCACAGCAAGTACGCTATCGCCTTGCACCACTGGTACAATCATGACACTGTGGAGGTTTAGTTTCCCAAGCCCAAGGGTTGTATTAATGTGGTCCTGAGAGGGAATAATCAGGGAAATAGTTTTTTTATCAAACGCAGCCTGACCTACCAATCCCTGTCCCATTGAAAAGTGGTCTGTGTGTATTGAATCATCACAAGCATAACCGCCGGTTCGTCTGAGGTGTACGTGCTCCTTGTCGTATATATAGAAAGCTCCGTAAACTAACCCCATTATAGAGGCCAGTTTGGATGTCAGTGTGTTTCCCAGGTCTTTAAAGGTGGAGCATGTTTGCAGGGATTGTGCAATCTCAGCCACAAGGGCCCTGCTCTTGATGAAAGACTCCTGCTTGCGGGCAACATGACGAAGGATTTCGATAGCACGTCCGATCTCTCCAATTTCATTATTATAGTTCTGATATGGAGCCTCAGAGTCCAATTCTCCCTCCGATACCTTACGGATGCTATTACGCAAATCAAGCAATGGAATCGATATCGAGCGTGCCATCATAAGTGATGTTGCTCCGATTATAATAAGCAGAACAATAAGAAATGCAAGATTTTTTGTCAAGGCATTGCGGTAGTTTGTCTGTGAGTTTTTATAGAATTTTGCTGCAAATGAGCGTGATTGCTCTATAACGCTCTCCAGATGTGTAACCAGTTCTACACTTGGGTTGGAAGCGGTATCCATGGAGCGTTGCCATGCGGCCTCAAAGTCGCCGGCATTTGCCAGCCGCAGTTGCTCTTCCTTGTAAACTTGCCACTGCTGAAACAATTGCAGAAGTTCACTAATAGGTTTTTTATCACCATAGAAGCTTTTTTGTGCAATAGCAATATGATTCTGAAAATCCGCCTCATATTTGCGCATCTCCCGTGTCAACTGTTCAATCCTGGTTTTATCGCGTTCCATGATAATGCCTCTGAGTATTCTCCTTGCGTCAACAAGCTCAACGTTTGCCTCAAGCAGTGCATTGGTAGTAGTAAAGGGATGTTCATAGAGATTTTCCAGAGTACCTGCCATGTCATGAAACTGCATGAAGTTAAATACTCCAAAAGCAATCATGGCACAAAAGAGCAAAATAAACCCCACCATAATCTTTCTACGGATAGTAATATTATTAAACCTTTGAAACATGTTATTCTACGTGTGTTGCTCTACATAGTTTTCTTTAATTTTAATTAATTCAGGTAAAACGTTTACGAAGGCATCCACAAGGTCAGGGTCAAAGTGCTTACCCTTTTCGCTCTTTATCAGTTCAACCGCTTTTTCTACAGGCCAGGGCTCTTTGTATGGTCTTTTAGATGTTAATGCGTCAAAGACGTCTGCAATAGCAATGATTCGGCCCTCTATAGGGATATCCTCCTCCATAATGCCATTTGGGTACCCTGAGCCATCCCACTTTTCGTGGTGAGTGAGGGAGACAACCCTTGCCGTCTCCAGCAGCTCTGAGGCGTGCATACCAATAATTGTTGCCCCTATGACAGGATGTTTTCTCATTATTTCCCACTCCTTCTCATCAAGCTTGGCAGGTTTTTGAAGGATTGTATCAGGGATGCCAATCTTTCCGATGTCGTGCATAGGTGCAGCCTGATATATCATCTCAGCAGCCATATTGCTGAGGCCATGGCTCATTGCAATGAGTTTTGAGTAAAAACTCATACGAATTACATGCAGGCCGGTCTCATTGTCTTTGAATTCGGCAGCTCTGCCCAACCTTCGTATTATTTCTATACGGGTTAAGTGAATTTCAACGGTTCGCTGTTGTACTTTTTCTTCCAGTACTCTGTTTTGGTCGTACAGGGCAAGTTGCGTTCTTACTCTTGCAAGCACTATTGGGGGGCTAATCGGCTTCATTATGTAATCAACGGCGCCGACTTCGAATCCTCTGGTTTCGTCCTCGACCTCGGTTTTGGCAGTCAGAAAGATAACCGGAATGGCTTTTGTAGTGAGATTTGCCTTAAGCCTTCTACACACCTCATAACCATCCATACCGGGCATCATTATATCGAGTAATATCAAGTCAGGGGGATTTTGCGATATAGCTATTTTCAAAGCCTTCTCACCGTTGAGTGCCACCTTGATTTGATAGTAAGGACTAAGCAGCCCGTTTATAATTTCAATATTATCGGGTGTATCGTCAACTACTAAAACGGTTTGTCTTTTTAAATCAGTACCCATATCTGTCCCCCCCTGCTTAAATAATATGTTTAAAAAATTTTTGTGTAAGCTGCGTAAGTCCGGCTCAAACAACACTATTGTAATATTAAAACTGCTGACAGGTAAAGCCTTTTTTTGGATTTGTAGTAGTTATAGTGGTCTTTTTAGGCTAACATGTGTGTATCTTACTCTCTCTTTTTTCCTTTCTAATCAACTTTACTGATACACAAGCAGGCGTTTTGGCCGCCGAAGCCGAAGGAATTAGACAGTACGTTGTCGTGGGGTTGGTTTAAGGCCGTATTTGGGATGTAATTAAGGTCGCATTTAGGGTCAGGGAATTCATGATTAATCGTTGGGAGTATGACGGAGTTATTTATACCCATAATACTCAGGATACACTCTATGGCGCCGGCGGCGGCTATTGTGTGGCCAAGCATAGATTTATTTGAACTTACAGGTATCTCATAAGCAACAGGACCCAGCAGTTCTTTAATCGCCAAAGTTTCCGTAGCATCATTTTGTAAAGTGGATGTACCGTGAGCGTTTATATATCCGATTTCAGATGGTGTAAGAGAGGCATCTTCCATAGCTGCTCTCATGGCGATAACTGCACCCTCTCCTTTTGGGTGCATATCCGTTATCCTGTAGGCATCGGCTGAGGAGCCGTAGCCCTTAATTTCTCCATATACTGTAGCGCCACGCTTTTGAGCATGAGTGAGCTCTTCCAAAATAACCGCCCCTGCACCCTCAGACATTACAAAACCGTTTCTCTTTCTGTCAAAAGGCCGCGAGGCTTTATCCGGAGATGCATACTTCTCAACCAGTGCTTTTATAAGAACAAATCCGATAAAACCTGTGAAATTCAGGGAAGACTCACACCCTCCGGCTATCATAGTATCCGTGTAGCCGGACTTTATAAGACAATATGCCTCTCCTATAGCCTGAGAGCCTGCGGCACATGCGCTTGCTATTGCTAAATTGGGCCCCTTACAGTTAAAAAGGGCGGAAAGTAACGTTGAACCCACATCAGATTTTCGCCTGAAAAAGTTGAAATACGAATAGCCGCCTCTGCTTCTGAGCCCTTCTATGTCCCATCCTCCTTTGCCGTCATAGAACCTGTGAAGAAACACCATGTCGTCAACCGTGGGGTTCTCTCCGTGGAAGCCAAGTGAGACACCGGTGGT
This region includes:
- a CDS encoding transporter substrate-binding domain-containing protein encodes the protein MTVVYRNCLSIFLAAFLVFTSCVTLLVAAPELFAQSGNTKVELTAEERGFLKGKQFRLGIDSSRPPFEFIDEKGHYKGMSAEFILELARRLDLDIIVQKDMKWKEAVESTKTGGVDIIPKITPSDERRKFLLFTKPYTTNPSVIVAQHDRKINGLSDLNGLKTGVVKGLIIESRLKTEHPELSLVQLPDVETALRELSTGNIDALIDNLGTVAYNIDKIGLSNLEIVSPTPYTHDLAVGVRKDMPLLASALDKALQSMTEQEKRQIKDRWVAVKVQTGINWRKLWPVALAITCLIIFFILWNRQLRNAVLQRKHAEAELKKYTESLERSSLIKSEVAAISADIQSSQSLEEMSEKLLSHITPLINADYGVLYVYYKDEGLFKAAGSYGYERDLSGGSFAPGQGFVGQCALDKLPINIDAPAKDYINITCGFGKLSPVCVTIQPVIHSGTVTGVIELAGLSPFVPDYQFIIDELMPVVAMNLVIIERNLNTQRLMELTNKQKEQYQALFEFMQDAVMTLAPPQWMFTSANPATLKLFRVQSEEEFVKLGPWNLSPEYQPNGQLSSLKAQQAIMLAMELGYHFFEWTHTTIDGTSFPATVMLTRVELGDSVFLQATVRDITEQKRMAEELQRLREQLKQSGSSGQCNSEGEIK
- a CDS encoding response regulator, whose product is MFQRFNNITIRRKIMVGFILLFCAMIAFGVFNFMQFHDMAGTLENLYEHPFTTTNALLEANVELVDARRILRGIIMERDKTRIEQLTREMRKYEADFQNHIAIAQKSFYGDKKPISELLQLFQQWQVYKEEQLRLANAGDFEAAWQRSMDTASNPSVELVTHLESVIEQSRSFAAKFYKNSQTNYRNALTKNLAFLIVLLIIIGATSLMMARSISIPLLDLRNSIRKVSEGELDSEAPYQNYNNEIGEIGRAIEILRHVARKQESFIKSRALVAEIAQSLQTCSTFKDLGNTLTSKLASIMGLVYGAFYIYDKEHVHLRRTGGYACDDSIHTDHFSMGQGLVGQAAFDKKTISLIIPSQDHINTTLGLGKLNLHSVMIVPVVQGDSVLAVVELGAIEHFSNDKTALLEAIVPIVAMNIEILSGIVETQRLLQVSQAQSQALAASEQQLIARRDELEDNNNRLAEQARILEEQTEELENQKTALLQQSRELQASRETLAQTEELSRLILGSVNDGIIGLDTVGSITFINSSGAKMLGFSAKELKGKMMHQLVHYARPDGSDFPQEECPMYLTSKDGILRNVDNEVLWHKDGSSFPAEYATTPIFKNNELVGIVVVFRDITERKRAEAELRRALEIAEEATKMKSDFLANMSHEIRTPMNAIIGMTHLALQTELNTKQRNYMEKVDTAAKNLLGIINDILDFSKIEAGKLNFETTDFDLQDVMEHLADLSVIKAQDKGLELLFNIATDVPTALVGDPLRLGQVMVNLVNNAIKFTEKGEVTVVIKCVATEVDAVTLRFEIRDSGIGLTEEQQKKLFSAFSQADASTTRKYGGTGLGLTISKRLVEMMGGEIGVESKAGVGSTFYFTAKFALQPVQRQLTLSTSDVSGLRILVVDDNASAREIFLSMLISLKFDAKAVGSGMEAIKELRESMLSGKPYGLVLMDWHMPQMDGLETIRNIRSDNELAHTAAFIMVTAYSRDELLQQAQDVHLNGLLVKPVSPSTLLDTILTALGKEVVHRPHKQQKKADYMEAEQSLRGAYVLLVEDNEVNRELATEILTEAGLSIDIAVNGVEALEKIRQTNYDGILMDCQMPVMDGFECSQKIRQDSRYNELPIIAMTANAMEGDRQRCIDHGMNDHVVKPIDVGQLFSTMARWIRPKTQAEPAAGVTGCHRRENGNQGPLKRTLKDWIPDRSRQ
- a CDS encoding two-component system response regulator; translation: MGTDLKRQTVLVVDDTPDNIEIINGLLSPYYQIKVALNGEKALKIAISQNPPDLILLDIMMPGMDGYEVCRRLKANLTTKAIPVIFLTAKTEVEDETRGFEVGAVDYIMKPISPPIVLARVRTQLALYDQNRVLEEKVQQRTVEIHLTRIEIIRRLGRAAEFKDNETGLHVIRMSFYSKLIAMSHGLSNMAAEMIYQAAPMHDIGKIGIPDTILQKPAKLDEKEWEIMRKHPVIGATIIGMHASELLETARVVSLTHHEKWDGSGYPNGIMEEDIPIEGRIIAIADVFDALTSKRPYKEPWPVEKAVELIKSEKGKHFDPDLVDAFVNVLPELIKIKENYVEQHT
- a CDS encoding beta-ketoacyl-[acyl-carrier-protein] synthase family protein — protein: MKAASYTRRVVVTGYGMVTPLGVNADETFERARKGSSGIREITNFDTRGLPCKVGGEVDASWDIRIEEINSDIDVKRLEKYVTRGSRFMIGATDEALKRAGLSAAALPETTGVSLGFHGENPTVDDMVFLHRFYDGKGGWDIEGLRSRGGYSYFNFFRRKSDVGSTLLSALFNCKGPNLAIASACAAGSQAIGEAYCLIKSGYTDTMIAGGCESSLNFTGFIGFVLIKALVEKYASPDKASRPFDRKRNGFVMSEGAGAVILEELTHAQKRGATVYGEIKGYGSSADAYRITDMHPKGEGAVIAMRAAMEDASLTPSEIGYINAHGTSTLQNDATETLAIKELLGPVAYEIPVSSNKSMLGHTIAAAGAIECILSIMGINNSVILPTINHEFPDPKCDLNYIPNTALNQPHDNVLSNSFGFGGQNACLCISKVD